In one Erythrobacteraceae bacterium WH01K genomic region, the following are encoded:
- the hslU gene encoding ATP-dependent protease ATPase subunit HslU, with product MTEALTPKAIVAALDEHIIGQKDAKRAVAVALRNRWRRQRLGADLRDEVTPKNILMIGPTGCGKTEISRRLAKLADAPFVKVEATKFTEVGYVGRDVEQIARDLVEDAIRLEKDRRRDAVREAASEAAMERLLDALVGDNASEATRQSFRQRITDDAMNDVEVEIDVTEAPSMPMDIPGMGGNVGMIDLSDMFGKAMGKKPTKRRKLKVPDAWDRLVDEEAEKRMDQDDVARVALENAETNGIVFLDEIDKIAVSDVRGGSVSREGVQRDLLPLIEGTTVSTKHGPMKTDHVLFIGSGAFHVAKPSDMLPELQGRLPIRVELRALTEEDFVAILSETRANLVAQYKALIGTEDVTLDITEDAVREVARIAAQVNEGVENIGARRLQTVMERLLEDISFDAEDHAGETVTVDAAYVRERLKDLAEDTDLSKYIL from the coding sequence ATGACCGAAGCACTGACCCCCAAGGCGATCGTCGCCGCTCTGGACGAACACATCATCGGGCAGAAGGACGCCAAGCGCGCCGTTGCCGTGGCCCTTCGCAATCGCTGGCGCCGCCAGCGCCTGGGCGCGGATCTGCGCGATGAGGTGACGCCCAAGAACATCCTGATGATCGGCCCGACCGGTTGCGGCAAGACCGAGATCAGCCGCCGGCTGGCAAAGCTGGCCGATGCCCCTTTCGTGAAGGTCGAGGCGACCAAGTTTACCGAGGTGGGTTATGTCGGCCGCGATGTCGAACAGATCGCCCGCGACCTGGTCGAGGACGCGATCCGGCTCGAGAAGGACCGCCGCCGCGATGCCGTGCGCGAAGCGGCCAGCGAAGCCGCGATGGAGCGGCTGCTCGACGCTCTGGTGGGCGACAATGCCAGCGAGGCGACTCGCCAGAGTTTCCGCCAGCGGATCACCGACGACGCGATGAACGACGTGGAGGTCGAAATCGACGTGACGGAAGCTCCTTCCATGCCGATGGATATTCCCGGCATGGGCGGCAATGTCGGCATGATCGACCTTAGCGACATGTTCGGCAAGGCGATGGGCAAGAAGCCGACCAAGCGCCGTAAGCTCAAGGTTCCTGATGCGTGGGACCGTCTTGTCGACGAGGAAGCGGAAAAGCGCATGGACCAGGACGACGTCGCCCGCGTCGCGCTGGAAAATGCCGAGACGAATGGCATCGTGTTCCTGGACGAGATCGACAAGATCGCGGTCAGCGATGTGCGCGGCGGAAGCGTCAGCCGCGAAGGCGTGCAGCGTGATCTGCTGCCGCTGATCGAGGGAACGACGGTGTCGACCAAGCACGGGCCGATGAAGACCGACCATGTGCTTTTCATCGGCTCCGGTGCCTTCCATGTCGCCAAGCCGTCCGACATGCTCCCTGAATTGCAGGGCCGGCTGCCCATCCGCGTGGAGCTGCGCGCGCTGACGGAGGAAGACTTTGTCGCCATCCTCAGCGAAACGCGGGCGAACCTGGTGGCGCAGTACAAGGCGCTGATCGGGACGGAGGACGTCACTCTCGACATCACCGAAGACGCTGTCCGCGAAGTCGCGCGCATTGCCGCGCAGGTGAACGAAGGCGTCGAGAATATCGGTGCACGCCGTCTGCAGACTGTCATGGAACGGCTGCTCGAAGACATCAGTTTCGATGCAGAAGATCATGCGGGCGAGACCGTGACGGTCGATGCGGCCTATGTGCGCGAGCGGCTCAAGGACCTCGCCGAGGATACGGATCTCAGCAAGTACATCCTCTGA
- a CDS encoding SulP family inorganic anion transporter — MAATSSFKDDWFGNIRKDILAGIVVALALIPEAIGFSIIAGVDPRVGLYASIAIAMVISFTGGRPGMISAATAAVAVVVIPLVQEYGVEYLFAATILMGIFQGIAAILRLDLLMQFVSRSVITGFVNALAILIFMAQVPQLVGVGWQTYAMVAAGLAMIYLIPRVTTAVPSPLVAIIVLTVLSIWLDAPVNTVSDMGELPEGLPYFIVPDVPLTLETLQIILPYSLTMAAVGLLESLLTAQIVDDMTHTGSNKQRESAGQGVANVVAAFFGGMGGCAMIGQSVINVTSGGRGRLSSFTAGLSLLILLAVLGPIVGQVPMPALVAVMIMVSIGTFSWNSIPNLTRHPWQSSVVMLATVIMVVWTHNLALGVLVGVLLSGIFFTGKVRSMFGVVRTREADTATYVVTGQIFFASVDRFSESFGRESARPDPADHVIIDVSRAHFWDISGVDVLDKVVERMRRNGRSVQVVGLNEASADLVDRFAMTDKTGVEIGLAPHP; from the coding sequence ATGGCTGCGACGTCTTCGTTCAAAGACGACTGGTTCGGTAACATCCGCAAGGACATCCTGGCCGGCATCGTCGTTGCCCTTGCCTTGATCCCCGAAGCCATCGGCTTCTCGATCATCGCCGGCGTCGATCCCCGCGTCGGCCTTTACGCCTCGATCGCGATCGCCATGGTCATCTCCTTCACCGGTGGACGCCCCGGCATGATCAGCGCTGCGACAGCCGCGGTGGCCGTCGTCGTGATCCCGCTGGTGCAGGAATACGGGGTCGAATACCTCTTCGCCGCGACGATCCTGATGGGCATCTTCCAGGGTATCGCCGCCATCCTGCGGCTCGACCTGCTGATGCAGTTCGTCAGCCGCAGCGTCATTACCGGCTTCGTCAATGCGCTGGCGATCCTGATCTTCATGGCGCAGGTGCCGCAACTGGTCGGTGTCGGCTGGCAAACCTATGCAATGGTCGCCGCCGGCCTCGCGATGATCTACCTGATTCCGCGCGTGACGACCGCCGTGCCCAGCCCGCTGGTGGCAATCATCGTACTGACGGTTCTGTCGATCTGGCTGGATGCGCCGGTCAACACGGTTAGCGACATGGGCGAATTGCCCGAAGGTCTGCCCTATTTCATCGTTCCGGATGTGCCGCTGACGCTGGAGACGCTGCAGATCATCCTGCCCTATTCGCTGACAATGGCAGCGGTCGGCCTGCTCGAGTCGCTGCTCACCGCGCAGATCGTCGACGACATGACGCATACGGGCAGCAACAAGCAGCGCGAAAGCGCAGGGCAAGGCGTGGCCAACGTGGTCGCGGCGTTTTTCGGCGGCATGGGCGGCTGCGCCATGATCGGCCAGTCGGTGATCAACGTGACCAGCGGCGGCCGCGGACGCCTGTCCAGCTTCACCGCGGGTCTATCCCTGCTCATTCTTCTGGCCGTGCTGGGACCAATCGTCGGACAGGTTCCGATGCCCGCGCTGGTCGCGGTGATGATCATGGTCAGCATCGGGACCTTCAGCTGGAACTCGATTCCCAACCTTACGCGCCATCCGTGGCAAAGCAGCGTCGTCATGCTGGCGACCGTCATCATGGTGGTGTGGACTCACAACCTTGCACTGGGCGTGCTGGTCGGCGTGCTGCTGTCGGGAATCTTCTTCACCGGCAAGGTGCGCAGCATGTTCGGCGTGGTCCGCACGCGCGAGGCGGACACTGCGACCTATGTCGTGACCGGCCAGATCTTCTTCGCCAGCGTCGATCGGTTCAGCGAATCCTTCGGTCGCGAAAGCGCGCGGCCCGACCCCGCCGATCACGTCATCATCGACGTCAGCCGAGCCCATTTCTGGGATATTTCGGGTGTCGATGTCCTCGACAAGGTGGTCGAGCGCATGCGCCGTAACGGCCGCAGCGTGCAGGTGGTCGGACTGAACGAGGCGAGCGCGGATCTGGTCGACAGGTTTGCCATGACGGACAAGACCGGCGTGGAAATCGGCCTGGCTCCGCATCCCTGA
- a CDS encoding ABC transporter ATP-binding protein/permease, with amino-acid sequence MPPDTALPNDRPPADGWATIRRFLPYLWPSDRPDLKRRIIGAMVMVLLAKGVVLATPLAMKYAVDAMAGANDTGRDALWLVATGFVLAYAGARFLSVGFDNIRNVIFERVGQVATTDLAEDVFRRLHRLSLRFHLSRRTGEVTKTIERGTKTIDSMLYFLLFNIAPTIIELIAVGIIFYTLFGAELVIATAAVVVVYIAITRWITEWRTKLRAQMNAMDGTALGRAVDSLLNYETVKYFGAESREQDRYASAAREYQQAAVKSENSLGLLNIVQSFITNALMAGAMAFVVWDWSRGNLTVGDLTAVNMYLMQLFRPLDMLGWVYRTIRQGLVDMAEMFRLIDTEVEVEDVPGAPALTPSPPTIAFENVVFGYDPERTILHGLSFEVAAGSRTAIVGPSGAGKSTIGRLLFRFYDPQAGRILVAGQDIAKVRQDSLRRAIGIVPQDSVLFNDTLGYNIAYGLPSDLGTASEQQIIDAARDAAILPFIERLPGGMDTQVGERGLKLSGGEKQRVAIARTLLKDPPILLFDEATSALDSRTEQEILATLDRVSRDRTALAIAHRLSTIADADEILVLNEGRLEERGTHAQLLRRDGLYAEMWARQQSDGDARAEAAE; translated from the coding sequence GTGCCTCCCGATACCGCTCTTCCGAATGATCGCCCCCCGGCCGACGGCTGGGCGACGATACGCCGCTTCCTCCCCTACCTCTGGCCGAGCGACCGGCCCGACCTGAAGCGCCGCATCATCGGCGCGATGGTGATGGTCCTGCTGGCGAAAGGCGTCGTTCTCGCCACGCCGCTGGCGATGAAATACGCGGTCGATGCGATGGCGGGTGCAAACGATACCGGGCGCGATGCGCTCTGGCTGGTCGCGACCGGATTCGTCCTTGCCTATGCAGGGGCCCGCTTCCTGTCGGTAGGATTCGACAATATCCGCAACGTGATTTTCGAGCGGGTCGGCCAGGTCGCGACCACCGATCTTGCAGAGGACGTCTTCCGGCGCCTGCACCGGCTATCGCTCCGCTTCCACCTGTCGCGCCGGACGGGAGAGGTGACGAAGACCATCGAGCGCGGGACGAAGACCATCGATTCGATGCTCTATTTCCTGCTGTTCAACATCGCGCCGACGATCATCGAGCTGATCGCGGTGGGCATCATCTTCTACACCCTCTTCGGGGCCGAGCTGGTGATCGCCACTGCGGCCGTGGTCGTCGTCTATATCGCGATCACCCGCTGGATTACCGAATGGCGCACCAAATTGCGCGCGCAGATGAACGCCATGGACGGTACCGCCCTTGGCCGCGCGGTCGACTCGCTGCTGAATTACGAGACCGTAAAGTATTTCGGTGCCGAATCGCGGGAACAGGACCGCTACGCCAGCGCCGCGCGCGAATACCAGCAGGCTGCCGTGAAGAGCGAAAACTCGCTCGGCCTGCTCAACATCGTCCAGTCCTTCATCACCAACGCCCTGATGGCAGGCGCGATGGCCTTCGTGGTCTGGGACTGGAGCCGCGGGAACCTGACGGTCGGCGACCTGACGGCGGTGAACATGTATCTGATGCAGCTGTTCCGTCCGCTCGACATGCTGGGCTGGGTCTATCGGACGATCCGGCAAGGCCTCGTCGACATGGCCGAGATGTTCCGCCTGATCGATACGGAAGTCGAGGTCGAGGATGTCCCGGGCGCGCCGGCCCTCACCCCCTCCCCGCCGACCATCGCGTTCGAAAACGTGGTCTTCGGCTACGATCCGGAACGCACCATCCTTCACGGGCTGAGCTTCGAGGTCGCCGCCGGTTCGCGCACCGCGATCGTGGGTCCGTCGGGCGCGGGCAAGTCCACTATCGGGCGGTTGCTCTTCCGCTTCTACGATCCGCAGGCGGGCCGCATCCTCGTTGCCGGGCAGGATATCGCCAAGGTTCGGCAGGACAGCCTGCGCCGTGCCATCGGCATCGTTCCGCAGGATAGCGTGCTGTTCAACGACACGCTGGGCTACAACATCGCCTACGGGCTGCCGAGCGATCTTGGCACGGCGAGCGAGCAGCAGATTATCGATGCGGCCCGCGACGCCGCGATCCTGCCATTCATCGAACGCCTGCCCGGAGGGATGGATACGCAGGTCGGCGAGCGCGGCCTCAAGCTGTCGGGCGGTGAGAAGCAGCGCGTAGCCATCGCTCGCACGCTGCTGAAGGATCCGCCCATCCTGCTGTTCGACGAAGCGACGAGTGCGCTCGATTCGCGGACCGAGCAGGAAATCCTCGCCACGCTCGACCGGGTCAGCCGTGATCGCACGGCACTGGCGATCGCGCACCGGCTGTCCACCATTGCCGATGCGGACGAGATCCTGGTCCTAAACGAAGGCCGCCTCGAAGAGCGGGGAACGCATGCGCAATTGCTGCGCCGGGATGGCCTGTACGCGGAGATGTGGGCCCGGCAGCAATCGGACGGGGACGCGCGCGCCGAAGCGGCGGAATAG
- a CDS encoding retroviral-like aspartic protease family protein: MAGQLKSTGIRASLTAAAALALAPIAAQAAQTTSETIRSIEQRMSMIEGDIVSLTSDRHRRMTVLVTIAGEGPFDFMIDTGAQATVVTPELSERFAMTPAGTATLVGMSSTAEVTLVDLDGLEFAGRQFDNLRAPLLQERHIGADGILGLDSLQDLRVVIDFRSRTLTVGDAYEEEAGDSFEIVVRARRKLGQMIITNARVDGVRTAVIIDTGAQSSVGNLALKRKMRSRAAGQSVATDVNGVTTTSDYSFARKVRIADLELSRVPLNFADGPAFAALGLADKPAIILGMGSLRSFDRVAIDFATREVLFDLPGAAGPRKRVRPNSRATRIDHI, encoded by the coding sequence ATGGCGGGACAGCTGAAAAGCACGGGCATTCGAGCGTCTCTGACAGCAGCGGCCGCCCTCGCTCTGGCCCCGATCGCTGCACAGGCGGCGCAGACCACGTCCGAAACCATCCGGTCCATCGAACAGCGGATGAGCATGATAGAAGGCGACATCGTGTCGCTGACCAGCGATCGCCATCGCCGCATGACCGTGCTGGTGACGATAGCAGGCGAGGGTCCGTTCGATTTCATGATCGACACCGGGGCGCAGGCGACCGTCGTGACGCCCGAACTGTCGGAACGCTTCGCCATGACGCCGGCCGGCACGGCGACCCTTGTCGGGATGAGCAGCACGGCAGAAGTCACGCTGGTCGACCTCGACGGGCTCGAATTTGCCGGAAGGCAATTCGACAATCTCAGGGCGCCGCTGCTGCAGGAACGCCATATCGGGGCGGACGGTATCCTCGGTCTCGATTCGCTGCAGGACCTGCGCGTCGTCATCGATTTCCGGAGCCGTACGCTGACCGTGGGCGACGCCTATGAAGAAGAAGCCGGCGATTCTTTCGAGATCGTCGTGCGTGCCAGGCGCAAGCTTGGGCAGATGATCATCACGAATGCGCGGGTCGATGGCGTGCGTACCGCCGTCATCATCGACACCGGCGCCCAGAGCTCGGTCGGAAATCTTGCGCTCAAACGGAAGATGAGGAGCAGGGCCGCCGGGCAGAGCGTGGCAACCGATGTGAACGGCGTGACCACCACGAGCGATTATTCCTTTGCGCGAAAGGTGCGGATTGCCGACCTCGAACTGTCGCGCGTGCCACTCAATTTCGCGGACGGCCCGGCCTTCGCCGCGCTGGGCCTCGCCGACAAGCCGGCGATCATCCTGGGAATGGGAAGCTTGCGCAGTTTCGACCGGGTGGCGATCGACTTTGCCACCAGGGAAGTCCTCTTCGACCTGCCGGGCGCGGCAGGTCCGCGCAAGAGGGTGCGGCCCAACTCGCGTGCCACGCGAATTGACCACATCTAG